Proteins co-encoded in one Ooceraea biroi isolate clonal line C1 chromosome 9, Obir_v5.4, whole genome shotgun sequence genomic window:
- the LOC105287893 gene encoding uncharacterized aarF domain-containing protein kinase 5, whose amino-acid sequence MQNGGIYIKVGQGLAVVNHILPKEYIETLSALQDKCLTQKKSEVDEIFLQECGKKPEEMLHEVESEPVAAASLAQVYKAVTLDGDKVAIKVQYMNLQDRFISDLKGIVYLLKAITYVHPKFDLHWIFAEIIDRLRLELDFEIEGRNSEQCAKDLKKFKYAYVPKVYWNLSTKVVSLFSLIDICGGAPSCWNNICLRCSSGTSSNNPGKSFSRNSTYN is encoded by the exons ATGCAGAATGGtggaatttatataaaagttggGCAAGGCTTGGCAGTAGTCAATCACATTTTACCAAAGGAATATATCGAGACCTTGTCGGCATTACAA GACAAGTGTTTAACCCAGAAGAAGAGCGAAGTGgacgaaatatttttgcaagaaTGTGGCAAAAAACCCGAGGAAATGTTACACGAGGTTGAGTCTGAGCCAGTTGCAGCTGCCAGTTTAGCTCAG GTGTACAAAGCTGTAACTCTGGATGGAGATAAAGTGGCGATCAAAGTACAATACATGAATCTCCAAGATCGATTCATATCTGATTTGAAAGGGATAGTTTACCTACTAAAAGCTATTACATATGTGCACCCGAAGTTCGATTTGCATTGGATATTTGCG GAAATTATTGATAGGTTACGCCTGGAGTTGGATTTCGAAATCGAAGGAAGAAATTCAGAACAATGCGCTAAAGATCTAAAGAAATTCAAGTATGCATATGTGCCAAAAGTTTATTGGAATCTTAGTACTAAGgttgtttctttatttagcCTAATCGACATATGTGGCGGTGCTCCGTCATGTTGGAACAACATATGTCTACGTTGTTCCAGCGGCACATCTTCTAACAATCCGGGCAAGTCATTTTCTAGAAATTCTACATACAACTGA